The following coding sequences are from one Neovison vison isolate M4711 chromosome X, ASM_NN_V1, whole genome shotgun sequence window:
- the ARMCX3 gene encoding armadillo repeat-containing X-linked protein 3, whose protein sequence is MGYARKVGWVTAGLVIGAGACYCIYRLTRGRKQNKEKMAEGGSGDVDDVGDCPGARYNDWSDDDDDNSENKGIVWYPPWARIGTEAGTRARARARARATRARRAVQKRASPNSDDTILSPQELQKVLCLVEMSEKPYILEAALIALGNNAAYAFNRDIIRDLGGLPIVAKILNTRDPIVKEKALIVLNNLSVNAENQRRLKIYMNQVCDDTITSRLNSSVQLAGLRLLTNMTVTNEYQHMLANSISDFFRLFSAGNEETKFQVLKLLLNLAENPAMARELLRAQVPSSLGSLFNKKENKEVILKLLVIFENINDNFKWEENEPTQNPFSEGSLFFFLKEFQVCADKILGIESHHDFLVKVKVGKFMAKLAEHMFPKTQE, encoded by the coding sequence ATGGGCTACGCCAGGAAAGTAGGCTGGGTGACTGCGGGACTGGTGATTGGCGCTGGAGCCTGCTATTGCATTTATAGACTGACCcggggaagaaaacagaacaaggaGAAAATGGCTGAGGGTGGGTCTGGGGATGTGGATGATGTTGGGGACTGCCCTGGGGCCCGGTACAATGACTGGTCTGATGACGATGATGACAACAGTGAGAACAAGGGTATAGTGTGGTACCCACCTTGGGCCCGGATTGGGACTGAGGCCGGAACCAGAGCACGGGCCAGAGCAAGGGCCAGAGCTACCCGGGCTCGCAGGGCTGTTCAGAAACGGGCTTCCCCCAATTCAGACGATACTATTTTGTCCCCTCAGGAGCTGCAGAAAGTTCTTTGCTTGGTGGAGATGTCTGAAAAACCTTATATTCTTGAAGCAGCTTTAATTGCTCTGGGTAACAATGCTGCTTATGCATTTAACAGAGATATTATTCGTGATCTGGGTGGTCTCCCAATTGTAGCAAAGATTCTCAATACTCGGGATCCCATAGTTAAGGAAAAGGCTTTAATTGTCCTGAATAACTTGAGTGTGAATGCTGAAAATCAGCGCAGGCTTAAGATATACATGAATCAAGTGTGTGATGACACAATCACTTCTCGCTTGAACTCATCGGTGCAGCTGGCTGGACTAAGATTGCTTACAAATATGACTGTTACTAATGAGTATCAGCACATGCTTGCTAATTCCATTTCAGACTTTTTTCGTTTATTTTCAGCGGGAAACGAAGAAACCAAATTTCAGGTTTTGAAACTCCTTTTGAATTTGGCTGAAAATCCAGCCATGGCTAGAGAACTGCTCAGGGCCCAAGTGCCATCTTCGCTTGGTTCCCTCTTTAACAAGAAGGAGAACAAAGAGGTTATTCTTAAACTTCTGGTCATATTTGAGAACATAAATGACAAttttaaatgggaagaaaatgaacCTACTCAGAATCCATTCAGCGAAGgttcactgtttttctttctaaaagaatTTCAAGTGTGTGCTGACAAGATTCTGGGGATAGAAAGTCACCATGATTTTTTGGTGAAAGTAAAGGTTGGAAAATTCATGGCCAAACTAGCTGAGCATATGTTCCCAAAGACCCAGGAATAA
- the ARMCX6 gene encoding protein ARMCX6, with translation MAAGLMIGAGACYCVYKLTIGRDDSDKLEEEEEEWDDDQELDEEEPELWFDFTTMARPWSENGDWTEPGAPGGTEDRPSGGGKANRTHPVKQRPFPYEHKNTWSTQSFRNFREKAFCTLDNLNAGVENQGQIKMSISEVCRETVSCCCNSFLQQAGLDLLISMTVINNMLAKSDSDLKFPLISEGRGCAEVQALKLWMGLSGKLVWAGESLGAQTLLSSMSLLIRNGNTQVLPDTLAS, from the exons ATGGCAGCAGGACTGATGATTGGGGCTGGTGCCTGCTACTGTGTTTACAAACTAACCATAGGAAGAGATGACAGTGACaagttggaggaggaggaagaggaatgggATGATGACCAGGAGCTGGATGAGGAGGAACCTGAGCTTTGGTTTGATTTCACAACTATGGCTCGGCCCTGGAGTGAGAATGGGGATTGGACCGAACCGGGGGCCCCTGGTGGCACGGAGGACAGGCCCTCAGGTGGGGGCAAGGCCAACCGAACACACCCAGTAAAACAGCGCCCATTCCCCTATGAACATAAAAATACTTGGAGCACTCAAAGCTTTAGAAATTTCAG GGAGAAGGCTTTCTGTACTCTGGATAACTTGAATGCAGGAGTTGAAAACCAGGGCCAGATTAAGATGTCCATCAGTGAAGTGTGTCGGGAGACTGTGTCATGTTGCTGCAACTCATTTCTGCAGCAGGCCGGATTAGATTTGTTAATAAGCATGACAGTTATTAATAACATGCTTGCCAAGTCCGATTCAGACTTGAAGTTCCCTTTGATATCggaggggaggggatgtgctGAGGTTCAGGCTTTGAAACTGTGGATGGGTTTGTCTGGAAAGCTGGTCTGGGCAGGGGAATCGCTGGGTGCCCAAACGCTGCTCTCATCCATGTCCCTCTTGATCAGGAACGGAAACACACAGGTTCTCCCTGACACCCTGGCCTCGTAG